Proteins encoded by one window of BD1-7 clade bacterium:
- the glnD gene encoding Bifunctional uridylyltransferase/uridylyl-removing enzyme translates to MGMSLLPVQSRHQKFDSAAGLLSFFKQSIDDTRKKLYDRFQANPDTVEELILARSLTMDELLAISWQFFIGNQAGLSLIAVGGYGREELLPYSDIDVLILGSETAFESQKDSLENYITFLWDTGLDIGHSVRTAQECQEQARNDITIATNLMESRVLCGDPSLHDELLPLIAPEAIWPSREFFKAKWDEQIGRHKRVNNTEYNLEPNVKNSPGGLRDIQMIGWVAKRHFDSTQLDELVEHGFMAAEEFYIMKSGRTFLHQVRFALHMLAGREEDRLMFEHQRKIAELLGYEDNPDSLGIEQMMKQYYRWVLALSELNDMLMQLFDEQILRACDAEEIMEINPRFRIRNRQIEVTNERVFQQNPSALLEMFTLMAKHDNIEGVRAQTIRLIRENRHLIDDEFRQEPRNKQLFLELVRSPRRVASMIKLMKRYGVLGKYIPAFGQIIGQTQLDLFHIYTVDAHTIMVLKNMRRFTYEDMRERFPIANQVMRRIEHKDLLYIACLFHDIAKGRGGDHSTLGADDAFEFCREHGFNYRDSNMAAWLVKYHLLMSHTAQKKDLTDPEVIRKFAQKVGDMDHLDNLFVLTVADINGTNPELWNSWRASLIRQLYYETKRVLRRGIGNAINREDSVIETQTVAKEKLIDDGVTEASIETIWANAGDDYFLRETPNDIVWHTQAIAAHQTADKPLVLMRQAPNLIFNGASQIFVYTRDRVHTFAIVAAVLEQLFLNIVDAKVYSSQSGYTLDTFMVLDGNGEPLELLDNQTDRIVEALEEKLTEEHDDLISLXKRRTPRQLKFFSLPTHTLMMHDDTKGHSILEVTTADRPGLLAIIGEIFVEFGIELINAKIATLGEKVEDIFFITDTHNQPILDEELCQAIQDEICRRLDLQVAEAS, encoded by the coding sequence ATGGGAATGAGTCTGCTGCCAGTACAATCGCGTCATCAAAAGTTCGATAGCGCTGCAGGATTGCTGTCTTTTTTCAAGCAATCTATCGATGATACCCGCAAGAAACTCTACGATCGATTTCAGGCCAACCCTGACACTGTCGAAGAGCTGATTCTCGCTCGCTCCCTAACAATGGACGAGCTACTGGCAATAAGCTGGCAATTCTTCATTGGCAACCAAGCCGGACTCAGTCTGATCGCCGTTGGCGGTTATGGCCGCGAAGAACTCCTGCCCTATTCTGATATCGACGTATTGATTCTCGGCAGTGAAACCGCATTCGAGAGTCAAAAAGATAGCCTCGAAAATTACATCACCTTTCTCTGGGATACCGGCCTCGATATCGGCCACAGCGTACGCACCGCTCAGGAATGCCAGGAACAAGCTCGAAACGATATTACGATCGCCACCAACCTGATGGAATCCCGCGTTCTCTGTGGCGATCCATCACTGCATGACGAGTTACTCCCGCTCATCGCCCCTGAGGCAATCTGGCCCAGTCGAGAATTTTTCAAAGCCAAGTGGGATGAACAGATCGGCCGGCACAAACGCGTCAACAATACAGAATACAATCTTGAACCGAATGTTAAAAACAGCCCGGGCGGGTTGCGCGATATCCAAATGATTGGCTGGGTTGCCAAACGCCACTTCGACAGCACACAGCTTGATGAGCTGGTCGAACACGGATTCATGGCGGCTGAAGAATTCTACATTATGAAATCCGGTCGCACCTTCTTACACCAGGTACGCTTTGCGCTGCATATGCTTGCTGGCCGAGAAGAAGATCGACTGATGTTTGAACATCAGCGAAAAATTGCCGAATTACTGGGCTATGAAGACAACCCTGATAGTCTCGGCATCGAACAAATGATGAAACAGTATTATCGCTGGGTGCTAGCACTCAGTGAGCTGAACGACATGCTAATGCAGTTGTTTGACGAACAGATATTACGGGCCTGTGATGCGGAAGAAATCATGGAAATTAACCCTCGCTTCCGCATTCGAAATCGACAAATTGAAGTCACCAACGAGCGGGTATTTCAACAAAACCCGTCAGCCTTGTTAGAAATGTTTACGCTGATGGCGAAACACGACAATATTGAAGGTGTTCGTGCTCAAACTATCCGCTTGATCCGCGAAAATCGACACCTGATCGATGACGAGTTTCGACAGGAACCGCGTAACAAACAATTATTTCTCGAGTTAGTGCGCTCACCACGCCGAGTTGCATCCATGATTAAGCTCATGAAACGCTACGGCGTTCTGGGCAAATATATCCCGGCATTTGGGCAGATCATCGGGCAGACACAGCTGGATCTTTTCCATATTTACACCGTTGATGCACACACGATAATGGTGCTCAAAAACATGCGCCGCTTCACCTATGAAGACATGCGCGAGCGCTTCCCGATTGCCAATCAAGTAATGCGCCGAATCGAACACAAAGATTTGCTTTACATCGCTTGTCTGTTCCACGATATCGCCAAAGGACGCGGCGGTGATCATTCCACACTCGGCGCTGACGACGCGTTCGAGTTCTGTCGTGAACACGGATTTAATTATCGCGACAGCAACATGGCTGCCTGGCTGGTGAAGTATCACTTGCTGATGTCGCACACTGCTCAGAAAAAAGATCTGACAGATCCGGAAGTTATACGCAAGTTTGCACAGAAAGTCGGCGACATGGATCACCTCGACAACCTCTTTGTGCTAACTGTTGCCGACATTAACGGCACCAACCCAGAGCTTTGGAACTCTTGGCGCGCATCACTGATACGCCAGCTCTATTACGAAACAAAACGGGTATTGCGTCGCGGTATCGGCAATGCCATCAACCGCGAAGATTCAGTCATTGAGACACAAACTGTAGCCAAAGAAAAGCTCATCGACGACGGCGTTACCGAAGCGTCGATCGAAACTATATGGGCCAATGCCGGCGACGATTACTTTCTGCGTGAAACCCCAAATGACATTGTCTGGCATACACAAGCAATCGCGGCGCACCAAACTGCTGATAAACCCTTGGTGCTGATGCGCCAAGCACCGAATTTGATTTTCAACGGAGCCAGCCAGATATTCGTATACACTCGCGACCGAGTGCATACGTTTGCGATCGTCGCCGCAGTGCTGGAACAATTATTCCTGAACATCGTTGACGCCAAGGTCTATTCATCACAAAGCGGCTACACACTAGATACCTTTATGGTGCTAGATGGCAACGGCGAGCCACTCGAGCTATTGGATAATCAAACAGACCGTATCGTCGAAGCTCTGGAAGAAAAACTCACCGAGGAACACGACGACCTTATCAGCTTGGNCAAACGTCGAACGCCGAGACAACTAAAATTTTTCTCTCTGCCGACGCACACATTGATGATGCACGATGACACCAAAGGCCACTCCATACTGGAAGTAACAACCGCAGATCGCCCCGGCCTGCTGGCGATCATCGGCGAGATTTTTGTCGAATTTGGCATAGAGCTGATTAACGCAAAAATTGCGACGCTTGGCGAAAAAGTTGAGGATATTTTCTTCATCACAGACACACATAATCAACCGATTTTGGATGAAGAACTGTGCCAGGCAATACAAGATGAAATTTGCCGCAGACTAGACCTACAGGTTGCCGAGGCCAGCTAA
- the map_1 gene encoding Methionine aminopeptidase, whose product MTVTIKTPEEIEKMRIAGRLAAEVLEMIAPHVVPGISTGELDRICHQYITETQAAIPAPLNYHGFPKSICTSVNEVICHGIPSDGKILKDGDIINIDITVIKNEYHGDTSAMFHVGTPRPHNKKLIEVTQQCLYEAIDLVKPGIRLGDIGNLIQKLAEGNHYSVVREYCGHGIGKVFHEEPQVLHYGKPGTGMELQKGMTFTIEPMINLGQRHTKLNKKDGWTVTTKDRRASAQWEHTLVVTDTGVEVLTARKDEKYFNA is encoded by the coding sequence ATGACAGTTACCATCAAAACGCCCGAAGAAATTGAAAAAATGCGCATCGCTGGCCGCTTGGCCGCCGAAGTTTTGGAAATGATTGCCCCACACGTTGTTCCGGGCATCAGCACTGGCGAATTGGATCGAATTTGCCACCAATACATCACGGAAACCCAAGCAGCGATACCCGCCCCATTGAATTATCACGGATTTCCAAAGTCGATCTGCACCTCGGTCAATGAAGTAATCTGTCACGGCATCCCTTCTGACGGAAAAATCCTCAAAGATGGCGACATCATCAATATCGATATTACCGTAATCAAAAACGAGTACCACGGTGACACCAGCGCCATGTTCCATGTTGGCACGCCTCGCCCACACAATAAAAAGCTGATTGAAGTTACCCAACAGTGTCTTTATGAAGCAATCGATTTAGTTAAACCGGGCATCCGCTTAGGCGATATTGGAAACCTTATTCAAAAACTCGCTGAAGGCAATCACTACTCTGTCGTTCGCGAGTACTGCGGACACGGCATCGGCAAAGTGTTTCACGAAGAGCCCCAGGTACTCCACTACGGAAAACCCGGTACCGGTATGGAACTGCAAAAAGGCATGACATTCACGATTGAGCCCATGATCAACCTCGGCCAACGTCACACCAAACTGAATAAAAAGGATGGCTGGACAGTAACAACCAAAGACCGTCGTGCTTCTGCTCAGTGGGAACACACATTGGTCGTTACCGACACTGGCGTCGAAGTATTGACAGCACGCAAAGACGAAAAATATTTCAACGCCTGA
- the rpsB gene encoding 30S ribosomal protein S2, which yields MANVSMRDMLQAGVHFGHQTRYWNPKMRKYIFGARNKIHIINLEHTVPTFNSALDHVRTLTQGNNKILFVGTKRAASKIIKDEASRADMPYVSHRWLGGMLTNYKTIRQSIRKYRELESQTQDGTFDALTKKEALMRQREMDKLERSIGGIKDMGGLPDAIFVVDVDHERIAITEANKLGIPVIGVVDTNSNPDGVDYVIPGNDDAIRAIKLYVAAVADACLEGKSDAQGAVAAEEFKAEVAPEAAVAPEAEVAPEAAVAPEAAVAPEAAVAPEAEAAPEAEGTADAAKEEGAAKE from the coding sequence ATGGCAAATGTATCTATGCGTGACATGCTCCAAGCGGGCGTTCACTTTGGTCACCAAACTCGTTACTGGAATCCTAAGATGCGTAAGTACATCTTTGGTGCACGTAACAAAATTCATATCATCAATCTAGAGCACACTGTTCCTACCTTTAACAGTGCTTTGGATCATGTAAGAACACTGACTCAAGGTAACAACAAAATTCTATTTGTTGGTACCAAGCGTGCTGCAAGCAAAATCATCAAAGACGAAGCAAGTCGTGCCGACATGCCTTACGTTAGTCACCGCTGGTTGGGTGGAATGCTGACGAACTATAAGACTATTCGTCAGTCTATTCGCAAATACCGCGAGCTTGAATCTCAAACTCAAGACGGTACTTTTGATGCATTGACTAAAAAAGAAGCGCTGATGCGTCAGCGTGAGATGGACAAGCTAGAGCGCTCCATCGGTGGTATCAAAGACATGGGCGGATTGCCTGATGCGATCTTCGTTGTCGATGTTGATCACGAGCGTATTGCTATCACTGAAGCTAATAAACTGGGTATCCCAGTAATTGGTGTTGTTGATACCAACAGTAACCCTGATGGTGTTGATTACGTTATCCCGGGTAATGATGATGCTATCCGTGCTATCAAGCTTTATGTTGCTGCCGTAGCAGACGCATGTCTTGAAGGTAAGTCTGATGCGCAAGGCGCAGTGGCTGCTGAAGAATTTAAGGCTGAAGTTGCTCCAGAGGCGGCAGTTGCTCCGGAAGCTGAGGTTGCTCCAGAAGCNGCAGTTGCTCCAGAAGCGGCAGTTGCTCCAGAAGCGGCAGTTGCTCCAGAGGCAGAAGCTGCTCCGGAAGCTGAAGGTACTGCAGACGCTGCTAAAGAAGAAGGTGCAGCGAAAGAGTAA
- the tsf gene encoding Elongation factor Ts, protein MAAISASLVKELRDRTGLGMLDCKRALKDAEGDIEKAIDELRKSSGMKAAKKAGRVAAEGVVLVRAADGYAQVLEVNSETDFVARDDSFKAFAGAVADKAFAGRTTDVAAVMAGDLENSREALVQKIGENISPRRIGELTSETVGSYVHGNERIAVLVALKGGDQELAKDVAMHVAAVNPQFVAPENVSEEVIAKESDIIKAQPDMAGKPENIVDKMIQGRIKKFLSEISLTEQAFVKNPELTVGKLVKDAGAEVVDFVRFEVGDGIEKEEKDFATEVAEQLAGK, encoded by the coding sequence ATGGCTGCAATTTCTGCATCACTGGTTAAAGAGCTTCGTGATCGCACTGGCCTGGGCATGTTGGACTGCAAAAGAGCCCTGAAAGACGCTGAAGGCGATATCGAAAAGGCAATTGATGAGCTGCGCAAGTCTTCAGGTATGAAGGCTGCTAAGAAAGCTGGTCGTGTTGCTGCTGAAGGTGTTGTTCTGGTTCGTGCTGCTGATGGATACGCGCAAGTTTTAGAAGTTAACAGTGAAACAGACTTCGTTGCTCGCGATGATAGTTTTAAAGCGTTCGCTGGCGCAGTTGCTGATAAAGCATTTGCTGGCCGTACAACTGACGTTGCTGCTGTTATGGCAGGTGATCTTGAAAATTCTCGTGAAGCACTGGTTCAAAAAATCGGTGAAAACATCAGTCCTCGTCGTATTGGTGAGTTGACCAGCGAAACTGTTGGTTCTTATGTTCACGGTAACGAACGTATTGCTGTATTGGTTGCCCTGAAAGGCGGTGATCAAGAGCTGGCTAAAGACGTTGCTATGCACGTTGCTGCGGTTAATCCTCAGTTTGTTGCACCAGAAAATGTATCTGAAGAAGTTATCGCTAAAGAGTCTGATATTATCAAGGCGCAGCCAGATATGGCCGGTAAGCCAGAAAATATCGTTGATAAGATGATTCAGGGTCGTATCAAAAAATTCTTGTCTGAGATCAGCTTGACTGAGCAAGCGTTCGTTAAGAACCCTGAGCTGACAGTTGGCAAATTGGTTAAAGACGCTGGTGCTGAAGTTGTTGATTTTGTCCGTTTTGAAGTCGGTGACGGCATCGAGAAGGAAGAAAAAGACTTTGCTACTGAAGTTGCTGAGCAGCTGGCAGGCAAATAA
- the pyrH gene encoding Uridylate kinase, which produces MPDKKYKRILLKLSGEALMGELGFGIDPKVLDRMALEIGQLIGIGVQVGLVIGGGNLFRGAELNAAGLDRVTGDHMGMLATVMNALAMRDALERANISTKVMSAIPMSGVTDHYDRRKALRSLAGGDVVIFSAGTGNPFFTTDSAASLRGIEIDADLVLKATKVDGIYDSDPKKNPDAKKFESISFDEALDLKLGVMDLTAICLLRDHGVPLRVFEMEQKGALLNIVMGHEEGTLVHS; this is translated from the coding sequence ATGCCTGATAAAAAATACAAGCGTATCCTACTGAAGTTGAGTGGTGAGGCGTTAATGGGGGAGCTTGGCTTTGGTATTGATCCTAAGGTGCTCGACCGTATGGCCCTTGAAATTGGGCAGTTGATTGGTATTGGAGTGCAGGTAGGTCTGGTAATTGGTGGTGGTAATCTGTTTCGTGGTGCGGAGTTGAATGCAGCAGGCTTGGATCGTGTGACCGGTGACCATATGGGGATGCTGGCGACCGTTATGAATGCGTTGGCAATGCGTGATGCTCTTGAGCGAGCTAACATATCCACTAAAGTTATGTCGGCGATTCCTATGAGTGGTGTTACTGATCATTACGATCGTCGTAAGGCACTACGTTCGTTGGCAGGTGGTGATGTGGTGATTTTCTCTGCAGGTACCGGGAATCCGTTTTTCACTACAGATTCAGCGGCCAGTCTACGTGGCATAGAAATTGACGCAGATTTGGTGTTGAAGGCGACGAAGGTGGATGGCATTTACGATTCTGATCCTAAGAAAAACCCGGATGCTAAAAAGTTCGAGTCGATTTCCTTTGATGAGGCGTTGGATTTGAAGCTGGGTGTGATGGATTTGACTGCGATCTGTTTGTTGCGGGATCACGGCGTGCCATTACGTGTATTCGAGATGGAGCAAAAAGGTGCTTTGCTCAACATCGTTATGGGGCATGAAGAGGGTACGCTGGTACACTCTTGA
- the frr gene encoding Ribosome-recycling factor, whose product MIDEIKLEAETRMEKSLEALQTAFNKIRTGRAHPSILDSVQVDYYGSPTALNQVANIGVDDARTLTVTPWEAKMVPEVEKAIMKSDLGLNPSTAGNVIRVPMPMLTEETRKGYIRQAKNEAEGGRVSVRNARRDANAQLKDLIKSKDISEDEERKAQDDVQKLTDKYVSEVEKLLQVKETDLMEI is encoded by the coding sequence GTGATAGACGAGATCAAACTAGAAGCTGAAACCCGTATGGAAAAAAGTCTGGAAGCACTTCAGACTGCGTTTAACAAAATCAGAACCGGNCGTGCCCATCCGAGTATTCTCGATTCTGTTCAGGTTGACTACTATGGATCCCCTACGGCGCTGAATCAAGTAGCGAACATAGGGGTTGACGATGCGCGTACGCTCACCGTTACTCCGTGGGAGGCCAAGATGGTTCCGGAAGTTGAGAAAGCGATTATGAAATCAGACTTGGGTCTTAACCCATCGACAGCCGGTAACGTTATTCGTGTACCAATGCCAATGCTGACTGAAGAAACTCGTAAAGGTTATATCCGCCAGGCGAAAAATGAAGCAGAAGGTGGTCGTGTTTCGGTGCGAAATGCACGTCGTGATGCCAATGCGCAGTTGAAAGATCTAATCAAAAGCAAAGATATCAGTGAAGATGAAGAGCGTAAGGCTCAAGATGACGTTCAGAAGCTGACTGACAAGTACGTTTCTGAAGTTGAAAAGCTACTGCAAGTTAAAGAAACCGATTTGATGGAAATCTAA
- the uppS gene encoding Ditrans,polycis-undecaprenyl-diphosphate synthase ((2E,6E)-farnesyl-diphosphate specific), giving the protein MSNTVLKCPQHLAIVMDGNGRWAKKRRLPAAAGHKAGVETVRKVLRASRELGIKHLTLFAFSSENWRRPELEVRALMSLFSSYLDNEIEELASEAVRVRFIGRRDRFSKSLLKKIEFAESETASNSAFTLTLAVDYGGQWDIANAARQLASEVAAGTLAVNDIDEDRLDALVSLSDLPAPDLMIRTSGEHRISNYLLWQLAYSEFYFTDVLWPDFGRDDLVAAIQDYTTRDRRYGGRNETNNA; this is encoded by the coding sequence ATGTCAAATACAGTACTTAAGTGTCCTCAGCACCTTGCTATCGTTATGGATGGCAATGGCCGCTGGGCAAAAAAACGTCGTCTTCCTGCTGCTGCTGGCCACAAGGCCGGTGTAGAGACAGTGCGTAAGGTTCTTCGTGCCAGTCGTGAGCTTGGCATAAAACACCTTACCTTGTTTGCGTTTTCCAGTGAAAATTGGCGCCGCCCGGAGTTAGAGGTTCGGGCGTTAATGTCGCTTTTTTCGTCTTATCTTGATAACGAAATTGAAGAGCTAGCCAGTGAGGCTGTGCGTGTTCGTTTTATCGGACGGCGTGATCGTTTTTCGAAGTCTTTGCTCAAAAAGATTGAGTTCGCTGAATCCGAAACGGCCAGTAATAGCGCGTTTACACTAACCTTGGCTGTCGACTATGGCGGTCAGTGGGATATTGCTAATGCGGCGCGGCAACTGGCTTCGGAGGTTGCTGCTGGTACGTTGGCTGTGAATGATATTGATGAGGATCGCCTAGATGCCTTGGTGAGCTTGTCGGATTTGCCGGCCCCGGATCTTATGATTAGAACGAGCGGGGAGCACCGGATTAGTAATTACCTGCTTTGGCAGCTTGCCTACAGTGAATTCTATTTCACTGATGTGCTTTGGCCTGATTTTGGCCGAGACGATCTTGTTGCAGCAATTCAAGACTACACCACCCGAGATCGCCGCTATGGCGGTCGAAACGAGACCAATAATGCTTAA
- the cdsA gene encoding Phosphatidate cytidylyltransferase: MAVETRPIMLKQRVITAIVLVTFILAALFLLPTHLFQLLIAAGFMLGGWEWARMSGLTSHVGRAVYAVMVLGLSLMLLQYTGIWDGSVDLLKLRDAMGAACLFWSIALLWVMGYPGSAGFWGAPWVRLIMGFIIICSPVAALSYLVSLNDGRWFFIYLVGVVASADIGAYFAGKQFGKSKLAPKVSPGKSWAGFFGGMASSAIFSFVCGQAFNVVGLAPMALVAVTAVTFLASVLGDLVESMVKRHSGIKDSSQLLPGHGGIMDRIDSVSAAAPVFVLLSILLQVGS; encoded by the coding sequence ATGGCGGTCGAAACGAGACCAATAATGCTTAAACAGCGTGTGATCACTGCCATCGTGCTGGTGACCTTTATTCTGGCGGCTCTCTTTTTGTTGCCAACACATCTTTTTCAACTGTTGATTGCTGCCGGATTTATGCTTGGTGGTTGGGAGTGGGCGAGAATGTCTGGCCTTACGAGTCATGTCGGTCGGGCCGTGTACGCGGTTATGGTGCTCGGGCTGAGTTTGATGCTGTTGCAATACACCGGTATTTGGGATGGCTCTGTCGATTTGCTCAAGCTGCGTGATGCTATGGGCGCGGCGTGTTTGTTTTGGTCTATTGCCTTGTTGTGGGTGATGGGTTATCCCGGTAGTGCAGGGTTTTGGGGTGCGCCTTGGGTGCGTCTCATTATGGGTTTCATCATTATATGTAGTCCGGTTGCAGCGCTTAGTTATCTTGTATCGTTGAATGATGGTCGCTGGTTCTTTATTTACCTGGTGGGTGTTGTTGCTTCTGCGGATATCGGTGCGTACTTTGCTGGAAAACAGTTTGGTAAATCGAAGCTGGCGCCTAAGGTGAGTCCGGGTAAATCTTGGGCGGGTTTTTTTGGGGGGATGGCCTCGTCTGCCATTTTTTCGTTTGTTTGCGGGCAGGCATTTAATGTCGTTGGTTTAGCGCCAATGGCGTTGGTTGCGGTTACGGCAGTTACATTTCTCGCCTCTGTGTTAGGTGATTTGGTAGAAAGCATGGTTAAGCGCCATTCTGGTATCAAAGACAGCAGTCAACTGTTGCCGGGGCATGGCGGCATTATGGATAGAATTGATAGTGTGAGTGCTGCAGCGCCTGTTTTTGTTTTGCTATCCATTTTGTTGCAGGTGGGTTCTTGA
- the dxr gene encoding 1-deoxy-D-xylulose 5-phosphate reductoisomerase: MQQITVLGATGSIGVSTLDVIRRHPDKYSVFAVTANNRVDELYQQCVEFQPVYAVVASASQAQALQSRCAQRGLQTEVLNGEEGLCQAAKALEVDVVMAAIVGAAGLEPTLAAVSAGKKVLLANKESLVMAGALFIDCVRRAGATLLPIDSEHNAMFQCLPITHGSGLSNVGVRKLLLTGSGGPFRTLPLDQFDTVTPEQACAHPNWSMGQKISVDSATMMNKGLELIEACWLFDTTPEQIDVVIHKQSIIHSLVQYSDGTTLAQMGNPDMRTPIAYGLAWPERIAAGVDDLDLVQIAQLDFEAPDEHRFPCLRLAREAFIAGGTAPAILNAANEIAVEAFLHRRASFSDIARINETVLNKLEVWEPKDLGVVKNADALARQTALSLL; this comes from the coding sequence ATGCAGCAAATAACTGTTTTAGGCGCGACCGGATCTATTGGTGTCAGTACGCTCGATGTTATCCGTCGGCATCCTGACAAGTATTCGGTATTTGCGGTAACTGCGAATAATCGCGTTGACGAGTTATATCAGCAGTGTGTTGAGTTTCAGCCGGTGTATGCGGTTGTGGCCAGTGCTTCTCAGGCGCAAGCGCTTCAGTCGAGGTGCGCGCAGCGCGGCTTGCAAACAGAAGTGCTTAATGGCGAAGAAGGTCTTTGTCAGGCTGCTAAGGCGCTGGAAGTCGATGTTGTGATGGCTGCTATCGTCGGCGCTGCAGGGTTGGAGCCTACCCTGGCTGCAGTTTCAGCGGGCAAGAAAGTACTGCTGGCGAATAAGGAAAGCCTAGTGATGGCCGGTGCTTTATTTATCGATTGTGTTAGGCGCGCAGGTGCAACTCTGTTGCCGATTGATAGTGAGCACAATGCTATGTTTCAGTGTTTGCCTATAACGCATGGTAGTGGGCTTTCGAATGTAGGTGTTCGAAAGTTGCTGTTGACCGGTTCTGGTGGGCCTTTCCGTACGTTGCCACTCGATCAATTTGATACTGTAACGCCGGAACAGGCCTGTGCGCACCCTAATTGGTCGATGGGGCAGAAAATATCGGTTGATTCGGCAACCATGATGAATAAGGGTCTTGAATTGATCGAGGCGTGCTGGTTGTTTGATACGACGCCTGAACAAATTGATGTTGTTATCCATAAACAGAGCATAATCCACTCACTGGTTCAGTATTCGGATGGCACGACATTGGCGCAGATGGGAAATCCTGATATGAGAACACCTATCGCATACGGGTTGGCTTGGCCTGAACGCATTGCTGCAGGAGTTGATGACCTTGATCTGGTGCAGATAGCGCAGTTGGATTTTGAGGCGCCGGATGAGCATCGCTTTCCTTGCCTGAGACTGGCTCGTGAGGCATTCATCGCTGGTGGAACAGCACCTGCTATACTCAACGCCGCCAATGAGATTGCCGTTGAGGCGTTTTTGCATCGCCGCGCATCTTTCTCGGATATTGCGCGTATTAATGAGACTGTATTAAATAAGCTGGAAGTTTGGGAACCCAAGGATCTAGGCGTTGTCAAAAATGCGGACGCTTTAGCGCGTCAAACGGCTTTGTCACTGTTATAA
- the rseP gene encoding Regulator of sigma-E protease RseP yields MLVTLGVLISFHEYGHFWVARRCGVKVLRFSIGFGKPFFIRTDKHGTEFALAAIPLGGYVKMLDEREGDVAPEERHFAFNNKPVGQRIAIVSAGPIANFLLAILVYWFVFLQGTTHLAPVVYDVSPGSIAAEAGLKPGQEIVSVDGAQTASAESVLMNLLDHIGTTGDINLLVRSDNAVDGQQISLPVNQWLSDQHGEVDTLGSLGFHFFRPEIKPIIAEVLSGSAAEKAGLKAGDELVSADGQTMASWRDWVDVIQQHAGMPIAVEYLRNDQVAQTTLKPEAVNRNGKTVGLVGIRVDVPEIPASLLRKTQYNVLSAWLPAAERTWQTAVFSLTSLMKMASGQISYKQLSGPISIAKVASDSVKSGIFRYLSLLALLSVSLGVLNLLPIPVLDGGHIFFYLIEWVKGSPVSEKIQLFAYQFGLAIVLAVMVLAVVNDISRL; encoded by the coding sequence ATGCTGGTTACTCTTGGGGTGTTGATATCATTCCATGAGTATGGCCATTTCTGGGTAGCAAGGCGCTGTGGCGTCAAAGTGCTTAGATTTTCTATTGGTTTTGGCAAACCGTTTTTTATCCGTACAGACAAACACGGCACGGAATTCGCATTGGCTGCGATTCCGCTCGGTGGTTATGTGAAAATGCTTGATGAGCGCGAAGGGGATGTCGCGCCAGAAGAGCGACATTTTGCGTTTAATAATAAGCCCGTTGGGCAGCGTATTGCGATTGTTAGTGCTGGGCCAATTGCTAATTTCTTATTGGCTATTTTGGTTTATTGGTTTGTGTTTCTGCAGGGAACCACACATTTGGCTCCGGTTGTTTATGATGTGTCGCCAGGCTCGATTGCCGCAGAGGCTGGGCTAAAACCAGGGCAGGAAATCGTTAGTGTTGATGGTGCGCAGACAGCTAGCGCAGAATCCGTTTTGATGAACTTGCTGGATCATATTGGTACAACAGGTGATATCAATTTATTGGTGCGTAGCGACAATGCTGTTGATGGTCAGCAGATTTCATTGCCCGTGAATCAGTGGCTAAGCGATCAGCATGGTGAAGTTGATACCCTCGGCTCCCTCGGATTTCATTTTTTTCGACCTGAAATAAAACCAATTATTGCTGAAGTGTTGTCGGGTTCTGCCGCTGAAAAAGCTGGGCTAAAGGCCGGTGATGAGCTGGTAAGTGCTGATGGTCAAACGATGGCGAGTTGGCGCGACTGGGTAGATGTTATTCAGCAGCATGCAGGTATGCCTATAGCCGTTGAATATCTGCGTAATGATCAAGTGGCTCAGACAACGCTCAAGCCTGAAGCAGTTAATCGGAATGGCAAAACCGTTGGTCTGGTCGGAATTCGCGTTGATGTGCCGGAGATTCCTGCATCGTTACTGCGTAAAACCCAATACAATGTGTTAAGTGCTTGGTTGCCTGCAGCAGAACGTACGTGGCAAACGGCCGTTTTCAGTCTGACTTCACTGATGAAAATGGCCTCAGGGCAGATTTCCTATAAGCAGCTCAGTGGTCCGATTAGCATCGCTAAGGTTGCCAGTGACTCGGTAAAATCCGGTATCTTCCGATATCTGAGTCTGTTAGCATTGCTAAGCGTAAGCCTTGGTGTACTTAATCTTTTGCCTATCCCCGTTTTGGATGGCGGCCACATATTTTTCTATTTGATTGAGTGGGTTAAAGGGTCTCCTGTTTCTGAGAAGATTCAGCTGTTCGCGTATCAATTTGGTTTGGCCATTGTTTTGGCGGTGATGGTTTTAGCTGTCGTTAATGATATTAGCCGCCTCTAG